The genome window CGTGGTCTCCGCGTCCACGGCCATATGTAGAGGAGTGAAGCCGTTCTTGCCCCGGGGGGCGCACTTGAGCAGCCGGTAGACCGTCTGGTGCTTCAGATGCTCCTGGTCGGGTGTGCACTCGACTTTCTCCAGCAggtagaggaggtggaggatgatgGCTAGGGCCTTGGTGAACTGGGCCGAGTCCCCGGGCTCCTTGGGCAGCTGCAGGGCCCGTTCCACCTCCCGGACCCCCTTGCACAGCACCCCCATGAGGTCTGTGAAGCCGATCTGCGTGCCCAGGCTACCCTTGGCAGAGCGGTCCTGGAGCACGTAGGAGAAGAGTTCGGCAAAGGAGAGGAAGCTGCTGGCAGTCATGGGGCTCAGAGGCTCCAGGTTGTTCTGCTGCATGTCCAGGGCGTACTTCCACAAGCGGATGCAGCGCTCGAAATTGCCGGAGTCGGCGTACACAGCGCCGCGATAACGGATATAGTAGGAAGTGTCTGGGTGAGAGGGACCCAGGATACGTTCTCGGATCAACAGGGCCTGCATGCGCATCTCATCCGGGTCGGTGATGAGCGCCTCCAATTCCTCGGCGGTGTTCACCTCCCTGGAATAGTCATAGGCCAGAACCAGCTGCGGGGGCTCGGGTTTAGGCAGATACTCGCCCCCCTGGTGACGCAGCTCCATGGCCCGTCTCCAGTGTTTCAGGGCCCCAAGCAGATCCCGCTTCTTATCTACGTAGGTGGCTCCCAGCAATTCCAAGGCTTCCACGGCAGCTTCCCGGCTGGTGGGGCAGCAGCTCTCGTACGATTCACCGCTCGGTGGTTCCTCCGGGGAGGAGCTGGAGCAGCGGGCCCCCTGGGGCTGCACGCACGTTGGGCTGGTGGAGGGGCCTTCTCCCGACAGCTCTGGCCGCGTCTCCTCCCCGGCAGGCTGCTCCTGGATGAGGTACTCCACGATGTTGGTGTGGCCCGTCACGCTGGCCGCCAGCAGTGGGGTCATGCCGTAGCCGTCACGTTCCATGCGGGCGTTGCACCCGAGCAGTAGCTGCAGGATCTCCAGGCTGCCAGACTCCGCGCAGTCGTGCAGGGCTGTGTTGCCCTTGGCGCTGCGCCGGTTCACCTGGGCGCCCTGCTCCAGCAGGTAGCGGGCGATCTCGCGGTGGCCCTTGTAACAGGAGATCATCAGGCACGTGTGCCCGTGCCGGTTGGCCACCTCCAGGTCCGCCTGGTGCTCGCCCACCAAGTAGCGCACCACCTCCAGGTGCCCGTCGAAGCAGGCGGCGCGCAGGGGCGTCGAGTTGGTACGCGTGGTGCGGTTCACCGAGGCCCCGCGGCGCAGCAGGCTCCGCACCACGTCCAGGTGGCCGGCGGCTGAGGCGGCCCATAGCGGCGGCGCGCCCTCGATGGTCTCGCCATCGAAGTGCACCGAGCCGCCCGCCTCCACGCTCGCGCCGCACCGATCCACCAGGTACTCAACCACGTCCAAGTGGCCGTAACGGGCGGCGATGAGCAGCGGCGTCCCCCCGCTGGCTACCTCGCCGGTCAGCTCGTCCAGCTCCTCCCGGCTCCGGCCGCTGAGCAGCTTCTGAAGCAGCTGCAGCTTGCCGTCGCGGGCGGCGTTGTACACGGCGGTGTGGAGGTCCATGGTCTGGGCCTCCACCAGGCCATGGGCCGGCCGCTGGGGGACGGGGAGACGGCGGACTAGAGCCCGGAGGCGCAGGCTGCAACCTTCACCGTCTCCCCCGCCGCCATCTTAGGGGCTTCTCGGCGGAACAAAATGGCTGCCGCGGCCTGGTGCCGTTGGCGAATGGAAGCATTCAGGGAAATGTAGTCCTCTAAATCGGCCCACTCCATGGGCAGAAAAGGAACGGTGTGACATTAAGACTACAACTCCCAGAAGGGCGCGGGCCAGTAGTGGAGAAAAGTGAGCACGGTGCATTGTGGGAATTGTAGTTCCAACTAAAGTAGATTGCGGCAAAAACTGGCCACGTAAGGACTACGACTCCCGTCATGCACTGCTATCGCGATGGCTTTTGGGACCCGGTTACGTACTTCCTGTATTGTCACAGTGGCTGAGCCGACGGGAAACTCAGGCGCGGGCCAAAGGACTGCATTCTCCAAAGGGCATGACAAGCGACTTGGAGCCAGTCAGGGGCCAGAAGGAAGGCGAAGTCAGGCGAGTGTCTGATTCGGGCTTGGCGAGGCCGAGTCGTACACTGGCaagggggcgctcgagagacgcAGGAAagtggggcggggcagggacaTTGGGGGAGCGGAGAGTACAGGTGGCCCTAAGGGTTAAAGGCCCGCACTCgttctcttctccctctccctcttcttcctcttttttttttttttaattgaagtatagt of Vicugna pacos chromosome 22, VicPac4, whole genome shotgun sequence contains these proteins:
- the FEM1A gene encoding protein fem-1 homolog A yields the protein MDLHTAVYNAARDGKLQLLQKLLSGRSREELDELTGEVASGGTPLLIAARYGHLDVVEYLVDRCGASVEAGGSVHFDGETIEGAPPLWAASAAGHLDVVRSLLRRGASVNRTTRTNSTPLRAACFDGHLEVVRYLVGEHQADLEVANRHGHTCLMISCYKGHREIARYLLEQGAQVNRRSAKGNTALHDCAESGSLEILQLLLGCNARMERDGYGMTPLLAASVTGHTNIVEYLIQEQPAGEETRPELSGEGPSTSPTCVQPQGARCSSSSPEEPPSGESYESCCPTSREAAVEALELLGATYVDKKRDLLGALKHWRRAMELRHQGGEYLPKPEPPQLVLAYDYSREVNTAEELEALITDPDEMRMQALLIRERILGPSHPDTSYYIRYRGAVYADSGNFERCIRLWKYALDMQQNNLEPLSPMTASSFLSFAELFSYVLQDRSAKGSLGTQIGFTDLMGVLCKGVREVERALQLPKEPGDSAQFTKALAIILHLLYLLEKVECTPDQEHLKHQTVYRLLKCAPRGKNGFTPLHMAVDAETTNVGRYPVGRFPSLQVVKVLLDCGADPDSRDFDNNTPLHIAAQNNCPAIMNALIEAGAHMDATNAFKKTAYELLDEKLLARSTLQPFNYVTLQCLAARALDKNKIPYKGFIPEELEAFIELH